One Defluviimonas sp. SAOS-178_SWC DNA window includes the following coding sequences:
- a CDS encoding glycosyltransferase family 2 protein, with product MPTLSIVVAAYNEEDVLDLFFARLEAVLGGLGESYEIVCVNDGSRDRTAEILAAARARDERIRVINLARNFGKEVAMTAGLDHARGRAVVPLDADLQDPPELIAEFVRLWREGNDVVYAVRNARDTDSWMKRTTAAAFYSMLNRVSNVEIPKNAGDFRLMDRRVVDALKGLRERNRFMKGLFSWVGFRQTSVEYERPRRAAGKTKFNYWKLWNFALDGITGYSTLPLRAATYFGLAFAVLAMLYGVYLLIRTMMFGADVPGYASTMVAVIFMGGIQLFVLGIIGEYLGRLYSEAKQRPLYIVESAMGFDDVEE from the coding sequence GTGCCGACGCTCAGCATCGTGGTCGCCGCCTATAACGAGGAAGACGTCCTCGACCTCTTCTTTGCGCGCCTCGAGGCGGTTCTGGGCGGGCTCGGCGAAAGCTACGAGATTGTCTGTGTCAATGACGGCAGCCGCGACCGCACGGCAGAGATCCTCGCCGCGGCGCGGGCGCGGGATGAGCGGATCCGGGTCATCAACCTCGCGCGGAACTTCGGCAAGGAAGTTGCCATGACCGCCGGGCTCGACCATGCAAGGGGGCGTGCGGTGGTGCCGCTCGACGCCGATCTTCAGGACCCGCCGGAACTGATCGCCGAATTCGTTAGGCTTTGGCGCGAGGGGAACGATGTCGTCTACGCGGTTCGCAATGCCCGAGATACCGACAGCTGGATGAAGCGGACGACGGCGGCCGCGTTCTATTCGATGCTGAACCGCGTCTCGAACGTCGAGATCCCGAAGAATGCCGGCGATTTCAGGCTGATGGACCGGCGTGTCGTCGACGCGCTGAAGGGCTTGCGCGAACGCAACCGGTTCATGAAGGGCCTTTTTTCCTGGGTCGGGTTCCGCCAGACGAGCGTCGAATACGAGCGGCCTCGCCGGGCGGCGGGCAAGACCAAGTTCAACTACTGGAAGCTCTGGAACTTCGCGCTCGACGGGATCACGGGCTATTCGACGTTGCCCCTGCGCGCCGCGACGTATTTCGGACTCGCTTTCGCGGTGCTTGCGATGCTCTACGGCGTCTACCTCCTGATCCGGACGATGATGTTCGGTGCGGATGTGCCGGGATATGCCTCGACCATGGTCGCTGTGATCTTCATGGGCGGGATCCAGCTTTTTGTTCTGGGGATCATCGGCGAATATCTCGGGCGGCTCTACAGCGAGGCGAAGCAGCGCCCGCTCTACATCGTCGAAAGCGCGATGGGGTTCGACGATGTGGAAGAGTGA
- a CDS encoding N-acetylneuraminate epimerase, producing the protein MTKAWPDLPVAIKNGFAARIDDTIYTGLGSAGLRSFKLDLRNRGAGWQDLAPFAGPAPSQPAAAASGGRIYVFSGSGKECRDVGSPIVFDTVHCYDPARDLWERIETATPAGLLGASAVTRRDGSIALFGGFNKALFDRYMSDIAAIDKDSEPDLWNSTQCAFMGMPPEAYRWNGRVLLFHPHSNEWSDLGRSPYLPNAGAALIELGEQRVALISGEVKPGLRTDMAKTVDLSGDTAVWQALPALPPGHGGSRQEGVAGAYSGRIGERLIVAGGAAFPGARDAADRGRWFAHEGLAKTWSRDVFAFAEGKWTFVGRLTEGLAYGASFSLPEGVLIVGGEDRKGNARSEVFLLSVENGAIVETR; encoded by the coding sequence ATGACGAAGGCCTGGCCAGACTTGCCCGTCGCGATCAAGAATGGCTTTGCCGCGCGCATCGATGACACGATCTACACCGGTCTCGGCAGCGCTGGCCTGCGGAGCTTCAAGCTGGATCTGCGCAACCGCGGCGCTGGGTGGCAAGACCTGGCGCCCTTCGCCGGGCCGGCGCCCAGCCAGCCCGCCGCCGCAGCGTCGGGCGGGAGAATCTACGTGTTTTCCGGTTCCGGGAAGGAATGCCGGGATGTCGGATCGCCGATCGTGTTCGACACCGTCCATTGCTATGACCCCGCGCGCGACCTTTGGGAGCGGATCGAGACGGCCACCCCCGCTGGCCTGCTCGGGGCCTCGGCGGTGACGCGCCGCGACGGGTCGATCGCCCTCTTCGGCGGGTTCAACAAGGCGCTGTTCGACCGCTACATGAGTGACATCGCCGCCATCGACAAGGACAGCGAACCGGACCTCTGGAACAGCACGCAGTGCGCTTTTATGGGGATGCCGCCCGAAGCCTATCGCTGGAACGGCCGCGTCCTTCTGTTTCATCCGCATTCGAACGAATGGTCCGACCTCGGCCGCTCGCCCTACCTGCCGAACGCTGGTGCGGCACTGATCGAACTTGGGGAACAGCGGGTGGCGTTGATCAGCGGTGAAGTGAAGCCGGGCCTGCGCACCGACATGGCGAAGACCGTGGATTTATCCGGCGATACGGCGGTGTGGCAGGCGCTTCCGGCGCTGCCGCCCGGTCATGGCGGATCCCGCCAGGAAGGCGTTGCCGGAGCGTACTCCGGCAGGATCGGCGAGCGACTGATCGTTGCGGGCGGCGCGGCCTTTCCCGGCGCGCGAGACGCGGCCGATCGCGGTCGGTGGTTCGCGCATGAAGGTCTGGCCAAGACGTGGAGCCGCGACGTGTTCGCCTTTGCCGAGGGCAAGTGGACCTTCGTCGGTCGGCTGACCGAGGGCTTGGCCTACGGTGCAAGCTTCAGCCTGCCCGAAGGCGTGTTGATTGTCGGCGGCGAGGACCGCAAAGGCAACGCTCGCTCCGAGGTGTTTCTGCTCTCGGTTGAGAACGGCGCAATCGTCGAGACCCGCTGA
- a CDS encoding dihydrodipicolinate synthase family protein: MYAALMTGLADDGAFSPDRQRALDEYVLRQGLTGLYVGGSSGESGLLDVEDLIEQQAVVAADAKGVTLIAHVGAPSVRDSVKLAKNAARLGYAGLSALPPHSYPFTDAEILGYYSELQAATDLPLIVYEVPIRTGRPIGLEALVAIMDLPNVAGIKFTSTDMFKLSMLRRRCPAATLFFGFDEVYLSGAVLGADGGIGTTYNLLGKLYAALDRAIRAGDLPEAQRLQDISAVFVEGLLDTGVLPGMKAAFRAIGIDVGPTRAPMAMRISDGAERMEKLVRRPEIAEWIS, encoded by the coding sequence ATGTATGCCGCCCTGATGACTGGGCTTGCTGACGACGGCGCCTTCAGCCCGGACCGCCAGCGCGCGCTCGACGAATATGTTCTGCGCCAAGGGCTTACTGGCCTCTATGTGGGCGGCAGTAGCGGCGAGTCAGGTCTGCTCGATGTCGAGGACCTGATCGAGCAGCAAGCCGTGGTCGCGGCCGACGCGAAGGGCGTCACGCTGATCGCGCATGTCGGCGCGCCTTCCGTTCGCGATTCGGTTAAGCTGGCAAAGAACGCGGCGCGGCTCGGCTATGCCGGCCTTTCGGCCCTGCCGCCACATTCCTATCCGTTCACCGATGCCGAAATCCTCGGCTACTACTCGGAGCTTCAGGCGGCGACGGACCTTCCGCTGATCGTTTATGAAGTGCCGATCCGCACCGGCCGGCCGATCGGGCTCGAGGCGCTTGTCGCAATCATGGACTTGCCCAACGTGGCGGGCATCAAGTTCACTTCGACCGATATGTTCAAGCTGTCGATGCTGCGCCGGCGTTGCCCGGCCGCCACGCTGTTCTTCGGCTTCGACGAGGTATACCTATCGGGCGCGGTGCTTGGCGCCGACGGCGGCATCGGCACCACCTACAACCTTCTGGGCAAACTTTATGCCGCACTCGACCGCGCCATCCGTGCGGGCGATCTGCCTGAAGCTCAGCGTCTGCAGGACATCTCGGCAGTGTTCGTCGAGGGCCTGCTCGACACCGGCGTATTGCCGGGGATGAAGGCGGCGTTCCGCGCCATCGGCATCGATGTAGGCCCCACGCGCGCGCCCATGGCGATGCGGATCAGCGACGGCGCCGAGAGGATGGAGAAGCTCGTCAGGCGCCCGGAGATTGCGGAGTGGATCAGTTGA
- a CDS encoding FCD domain-containing protein, with the protein MTEESTSMRMPSMIALALITEIREGNIPVGAPLPTERELAERFDASRPTIREALAQMQMRGFLDAGGGRRPRATRPSIQTILESAGEHIRDLLGDAESGAHLEQTRLFIETGAVREAAKRRDRIQIARLQDALDRNEAAIGRPHFAETDIAFHRELVSIVGNPVILTLHDMFVSGLLAQRPPVDDPASYDAVAHGEHRAIFEAVVNGDTAIATDVMERHLARSYQARLTMKKPAIAADKSAK; encoded by the coding sequence ATGACCGAAGAATCAACTTCGATGCGTATGCCGAGCATGATCGCGCTGGCGCTGATCACCGAGATCCGCGAGGGGAATATTCCGGTAGGCGCCCCATTGCCGACCGAGCGCGAATTGGCAGAGCGGTTCGATGCCTCCCGCCCGACGATCCGCGAGGCGCTGGCGCAGATGCAGATGCGCGGTTTCCTGGATGCCGGTGGCGGCCGACGGCCCCGCGCAACCCGGCCCTCGATCCAGACCATCCTTGAGTCTGCCGGCGAGCATATCCGCGACCTGCTCGGGGACGCCGAGAGCGGCGCGCATCTCGAGCAGACGCGCCTGTTCATCGAGACCGGGGCTGTGCGGGAAGCCGCCAAGCGCCGCGACCGTATTCAGATTGCCCGCCTCCAGGACGCACTTGACCGCAACGAGGCAGCCATCGGCAGGCCTCACTTCGCCGAGACGGACATCGCCTTCCACCGCGAACTGGTCTCAATCGTCGGCAACCCGGTGATCCTGACCCTGCATGACATGTTTGTCTCGGGCCTCCTGGCGCAGCGCCCGCCGGTCGACGATCCGGCAAGCTACGACGCCGTCGCCCATGGCGAGCACCGCGCGATCTTCGAGGCCGTCGTCAACGGCGATACGGCGATCGCGACCGATGTGATGGAACGGCACCTGGCCCGTTCGTACCAGGCGCGATTGACGATGAAGAAACCCGCCATCGCGGCGGACAAATCTGCAAAGTGA
- a CDS encoding sialic acid TRAP transporter substrate-binding protein SiaP has product MLLKNFLIAGVATMAFATGIDARELTLGMQDNEATPVYKGAEEFARVLAEVSGGELTVKMFPSATLGDFKAMVQQAQAGELDIVVTGYPDMSYVIPELKLIGAPYVVGDFAQLKDVVNGPWGQKMAGKFEEQGIHVLDLWYYGTRQTTSNRPINSMDDMKGLRLRTPNVPFLIAYAEAVGATPAPVAFAELYLALQTNQVDAQENPLTTIDAQKFYEVQNSIAITNHFVASAAILFGKSSWDGLSEQEREWVTTAIHAGGELNNGLLATGEAELLKVFEDKGLTITHPDLAPFKAAMQPYYDTLESEFGAGAIAAVTGQ; this is encoded by the coding sequence ATGTTGCTCAAGAACTTCCTTATTGCCGGTGTTGCGACAATGGCGTTTGCGACGGGCATCGATGCGCGCGAGCTGACGCTCGGGATGCAGGACAACGAGGCGACCCCTGTCTACAAAGGCGCCGAGGAGTTCGCCAGGGTTCTGGCTGAGGTCTCCGGCGGCGAGTTGACGGTAAAGATGTTTCCGTCGGCCACGCTTGGTGACTTCAAGGCGATGGTGCAGCAGGCTCAGGCGGGCGAACTGGACATCGTCGTTACCGGCTATCCGGACATGTCCTATGTCATCCCGGAACTGAAGCTGATCGGTGCGCCCTATGTCGTCGGCGACTTCGCCCAACTCAAGGACGTCGTGAACGGGCCCTGGGGCCAGAAGATGGCCGGCAAGTTCGAAGAGCAGGGTATCCACGTCCTTGATCTTTGGTATTACGGTACTCGCCAGACCACGTCGAACCGGCCGATCAACTCGATGGACGACATGAAAGGGTTGCGGCTGCGTACGCCGAACGTGCCCTTCCTGATCGCCTATGCCGAAGCTGTCGGCGCGACGCCAGCTCCGGTCGCTTTTGCCGAGCTTTATCTGGCGCTCCAAACCAACCAGGTCGATGCCCAGGAGAATCCGCTGACCACGATTGACGCGCAGAAGTTCTACGAAGTGCAGAACTCGATCGCGATCACCAACCACTTCGTCGCCTCGGCGGCGATCCTGTTCGGCAAGTCGAGCTGGGACGGCCTCTCCGAGCAGGAGAGGGAATGGGTGACGACGGCGATCCACGCGGGCGGTGAACTGAACAATGGCCTGCTGGCGACCGGCGAGGCCGAATTGCTCAAGGTCTTCGAAGACAAGGGGCTGACGATCACCCACCCCGACCTCGCACCGTTCAAGGCCGCCATGCAGCCCTACTACGACACGCTCGAATCGGAATTCGGTGCGGGCGCTATCGCCGCGGTCACAGGGCAGTAA
- a CDS encoding TRAP transporter small permease, whose protein sequence is MKPIRRYSLEGIVASVIFTILIAVLVIQILGRTPLFVGPVWTEETARWLWVWMVMIGIAEVERNDGQLRMAFLVEGLRRKLRFAILTLIDLVYLGVVLNLIWIGWKTILRTWSNEAVTLPLTDAVLYASGFVAMVLVANRLVRRLIGVGHRHDPEDVEVPK, encoded by the coding sequence TTGAAACCGATTAGAAGATACAGCCTCGAAGGCATCGTTGCGTCAGTCATTTTCACGATCCTTATCGCCGTCCTGGTGATCCAGATTCTCGGCCGCACCCCATTGTTTGTCGGCCCGGTCTGGACCGAAGAAACCGCGCGCTGGCTCTGGGTCTGGATGGTGATGATCGGAATTGCAGAGGTCGAGCGCAACGACGGGCAGCTTCGCATGGCGTTCCTTGTCGAGGGCCTGCGACGCAAGCTCCGCTTCGCCATCCTGACACTGATCGATCTCGTCTATCTTGGGGTCGTCCTCAACCTGATCTGGATCGGCTGGAAGACCATTCTGCGCACCTGGTCGAACGAGGCCGTGACCCTGCCCCTGACCGACGCCGTTCTCTACGCCTCGGGCTTCGTGGCAATGGTCCTGGTCGCAAACCGCCTTGTGCGTCGACTGATCGGCGTAGGTCATCGTCATGACCCCGAGGATGTGGAGGTGCCCAAATGA
- a CDS encoding TRAP transporter large permease has product MTLLIIVVAWLILVLVGVPIGISMIMVSMGYFYWSGIGLAFAVSRMVDGLNSFPMLAVPLFILAAAILNGAGITNLLFGFARALVGHIRGGLGHVNVLASLFFSGMSGSALADAAGLGKMEIEAMRNAGYDDDFSGSVTAASSMIGPLVPPSITMVLYGVISNTSIGKMFLGGVVPGFLCAAALMVMVYVIARRRDYPRDTWPGLPTVARLFVRSFPALFTPAVIVGGIFSGWFSPTEAAAVTVVYAILVDLIFYRELTWRRLWDALYETTVTSAGIGTIIAGVALLGFVLAREQAPQQIASMFLAVADGPVSFLIAVNLLMFALGMFIESLVILLIVVPILVPIAVGFDIDPVHFGIIVVLNLMISILTPPMGMALFVVAQVGKIPYQRLAWSILPWLIPPIVVLILVCIFPILATGLPGLMK; this is encoded by the coding sequence ATGACCCTTTTGATCATCGTCGTTGCCTGGCTGATCCTGGTCCTCGTGGGCGTTCCGATCGGGATCTCCATGATCATGGTGTCGATGGGCTATTTCTACTGGTCCGGCATCGGTCTGGCCTTCGCCGTATCACGCATGGTCGACGGGCTGAACAGCTTTCCGATGCTCGCCGTGCCGCTCTTTATCCTCGCTGCGGCGATCCTGAACGGCGCCGGGATCACCAATCTTCTCTTTGGCTTCGCCCGTGCCTTGGTGGGCCATATCCGAGGCGGCCTCGGCCATGTGAACGTGCTGGCGAGCCTCTTCTTTTCCGGGATGTCGGGTTCGGCCCTCGCCGATGCGGCCGGTCTGGGCAAAATGGAAATCGAGGCGATGCGAAATGCCGGCTACGACGACGACTTTTCGGGATCCGTCACCGCCGCCTCGTCGATGATCGGCCCGCTGGTGCCACCGTCGATCACCATGGTGCTATACGGCGTGATCTCGAACACCTCGATCGGCAAGATGTTCCTCGGCGGTGTCGTGCCGGGATTCTTGTGCGCCGCCGCGCTGATGGTGATGGTCTATGTGATCGCGCGTCGCCGCGACTATCCGCGCGACACCTGGCCGGGCCTGCCGACGGTGGCCCGTCTGTTCGTCAGATCCTTCCCGGCGCTTTTCACGCCGGCAGTGATTGTCGGCGGTATCTTCAGCGGCTGGTTCTCGCCCACCGAGGCCGCGGCCGTGACCGTGGTCTACGCGATCCTCGTCGATCTGATCTTCTATCGCGAGCTGACCTGGCGCCGCCTATGGGATGCGCTGTACGAGACCACCGTGACCTCGGCGGGTATCGGCACGATCATCGCCGGCGTAGCGCTGCTTGGCTTCGTGCTGGCCCGCGAACAGGCGCCGCAGCAGATCGCGTCGATGTTCCTGGCGGTCGCGGACGGTCCAGTCAGCTTCCTGATCGCAGTCAACCTGCTGATGTTCGCGCTCGGCATGTTCATCGAGTCGCTGGTGATCCTGCTGATCGTAGTACCGATCCTGGTGCCGATCGCTGTGGGTTTTGACATCGATCCGGTCCACTTCGGCATCATCGTGGTGCTCAACCTCATGATCTCGATCCTGACCCCGCCCATGGGCATGGCGCTGTTCGTGGTCGCGCAGGTGGGAAAGATCCCCTATCAGCGGCTGGCCTGGTCCATCCTGCCCTGGCTGATCCCGCCGATCGTCGTCCTCATTCTGGTCTGCATTTTCCCGATCCTCGCAACGGGGCTGCCGGGGCTGATGAAATGA
- a CDS encoding N-acetylmannosamine-6-phosphate 2-epimerase, producing MSVIEQLKGGLVVSCQPVDGGPMDRPEIVAAMARAAVAGGAAGLRIEGIANLQATRPLVRVPIIGIVKRDLPDSPVRITVTVEDARALIAAGADIVAYDATPRPRPDRRQDIVRAILAQGALAMADCATVTDAQTALAEGAAILGTTLSGYTAETEIGNDGPDLELVSRCRGLGAFVMAEGRFNTPELAARAIVAGADAVTVGSALTRLEIMTSWFCEVVRRQQ from the coding sequence ATGAGTGTGATTGAACAGCTCAAGGGCGGATTGGTGGTGTCGTGTCAGCCCGTCGACGGTGGGCCGATGGACCGCCCCGAGATCGTGGCCGCGATGGCCCGGGCGGCAGTCGCCGGCGGCGCGGCCGGGCTGCGGATCGAGGGCATCGCCAATTTGCAGGCGACGCGGCCCCTGGTGCGAGTGCCAATCATCGGCATCGTCAAGCGCGATCTGCCCGACAGTCCGGTGCGCATCACCGTGACCGTCGAAGATGCCAGGGCGCTGATCGCGGCGGGTGCCGATATCGTCGCCTATGACGCGACGCCACGACCTCGGCCCGACCGTCGCCAGGATATTGTGCGGGCTATCCTCGCCCAAGGTGCGCTCGCCATGGCAGATTGTGCGACCGTGACGGACGCGCAGACCGCACTTGCCGAAGGGGCGGCGATCCTAGGCACGACATTGTCTGGCTATACTGCGGAAACGGAGATTGGCAATGATGGCCCCGATCTGGAACTTGTAAGCCGTTGCCGGGGACTCGGCGCGTTTGTAATGGCCGAGGGGCGTTTCAACACGCCCGAACTCGCAGCGCGAGCGATTGTCGCGGGCGCGGATGCCGTCACGGTGGGCAGCGCCCTAACCCGGCTTGAAATCATGACCAGTTGGTTCTGCGAAGTGGTGCGGAGGCAGCAATGA
- a CDS encoding ROK family protein has translation MIEGFAVDLGGTKTAAARIVAGRIVDRVQVPTDGKAGFLAQIESMAGLLDRLGFKPGMRLGTAVAGRIDTAGRWQAVNASILPGINSEPLLDQLRSRFGAGVSVRNDAAAAALAEALLGAGVGAENFAYLTVSTGVGGGVVLSGRLLQSANGLAGHVGFVSSPYGGEFCGSGRRGTVESTASGRAIAAAAGTADAKEAFAAGTEAASRAIDRSAATVARLCADLTAIFGLDRIAIGGSVGLANGYLPCVLAHLAEEPALFRVPIAPATLGQDSALLGALFP, from the coding sequence ATGATCGAAGGCTTTGCAGTCGACCTTGGCGGCACCAAGACCGCCGCCGCGCGGATCGTCGCGGGACGCATCGTCGACCGAGTGCAGGTGCCAACCGATGGCAAAGCTGGATTTCTGGCCCAGATCGAGTCGATGGCCGGGCTTCTGGACCGGCTCGGCTTCAAGCCAGGCATGCGGCTCGGCACAGCCGTCGCGGGCCGGATCGATACGGCCGGACGTTGGCAGGCCGTAAATGCCAGCATTTTGCCGGGCATCAATAGCGAGCCGCTGCTTGATCAGCTGCGTTCGCGCTTCGGCGCCGGTGTAAGCGTGCGCAACGACGCCGCCGCCGCGGCGCTGGCCGAAGCGCTGCTTGGCGCCGGTGTCGGGGCCGAGAACTTTGCCTACCTGACCGTTTCCACCGGAGTCGGCGGCGGAGTCGTCCTAAGCGGGCGGCTTCTGCAAAGCGCCAACGGCCTCGCCGGCCATGTGGGTTTTGTTTCAAGCCCTTATGGTGGCGAATTCTGTGGCTCGGGCCGGCGCGGAACTGTCGAATCCACTGCCTCCGGCCGGGCCATCGCTGCTGCCGCCGGGACCGCCGATGCCAAGGAGGCATTCGCCGCCGGCACCGAGGCCGCGTCGCGCGCCATCGACCGCTCCGCCGCGACCGTCGCGCGCCTCTGCGCCGACCTCACCGCTATCTTCGGCCTCGATCGGATCGCAATCGGTGGCAGCGTCGGCTTGGCTAACGGCTATTTGCCCTGCGTTCTTGCGCACCTTGCCGAAGAGCCTGCGCTGTTCCGTGTGCCGATCGCGCCCGCGACACTTGGCCAGGACAGCGCCCTTCTCGGCGCGCTTTTTCCTTGA
- the nagB gene encoding glucosamine-6-phosphate deaminase yields MKVLICKSHDAAVERTANMIAAHVRGRSAPVLGLATGGTMLPLYERLAKLHRETDLSFADCSTFNLDEYVGIAPDHPASYHSYMREALFRHVDIDLRRTHLPRGDADDVHVEAESFEARIDAAGGISLQLLGIGQNGHIGFNEPTSSLGSRTRIKTLTESTRTANRQYFGPDETAPRYALTMGVGTILNARECLMLATGSSKAAAVAAMIEGPVSAVCPASALQLHARATVVLDRDAAAGLRLTDYYQHVHPNGEATRFD; encoded by the coding sequence ATGAAAGTGCTGATCTGCAAATCCCACGATGCCGCCGTCGAACGCACGGCGAACATGATCGCCGCACATGTTCGCGGCCGTTCGGCACCGGTCCTCGGGCTGGCGACCGGCGGCACGATGCTGCCGCTTTACGAGCGGCTGGCCAAACTGCACCGCGAAACGGATTTGTCCTTCGCTGATTGTTCCACCTTCAACCTCGACGAATATGTCGGGATCGCACCGGACCATCCGGCATCCTATCACAGTTACATGCGCGAAGCGCTCTTTCGGCATGTCGATATTGACCTCAGGCGGACGCATCTGCCGCGCGGCGACGCCGACGATGTTCACGTGGAAGCGGAGTCATTCGAGGCGCGGATCGATGCCGCGGGCGGTATCTCGCTTCAATTGCTCGGAATCGGCCAGAACGGGCATATCGGTTTCAACGAACCTACCTCGTCGCTGGGTTCGCGCACGCGGATCAAGACCCTGACCGAAAGCACTCGCACCGCCAACCGGCAGTATTTCGGTCCCGACGAAACCGCCCCGCGCTATGCGCTGACCATGGGGGTTGGCACTATCCTCAATGCCCGTGAATGCCTGATGCTGGCGACCGGCAGCTCCAAGGCCGCCGCGGTCGCGGCTATGATCGAGGGGCCGGTCTCGGCGGTTTGTCCGGCCTCGGCGCTCCAGCTGCATGCCCGGGCGACGGTGGTGCTTGATCGCGATGCGGCCGCAGGACTCAGGCTGACCGACTACTACCAGCACGTTCACCCCAATGGCGAGGCAACCCGTTTTGACTGA
- a CDS encoding N-acetylglucosamine-6-phosphate deacetylase: protein MAKRLFDGVTSVFQTDRAIVLRDGMVTELRAATAGDRRNDQAVHVAVAAPGMIDMQINGAGDAQFNFDPTPATLARIAAGAREGGTAHILPTFITAEGQSYLQALAAVRQAMDDRMPGIAGIHLEGPFLSPARPGIHDPSSIRPLAEDDVIALEREARDFPGPILLTLAPECQEPAQLNRLAAAGIILFAGHSEARPEHLEQMRGATHLWNAMPGLNSRTPGIVSEVLAGDRLFAGLIADGHHVGPHALRISLRAAADRLCLVTDAMLTLAGASQGFDLHGRHITLSDGRLTGEDGTLAGAHIAMDQSVSNVVAIAGIDPLVALRTATVNPARALGREKSLGRIAPGLPASVSLFDRSLNSVGVAIEGQLYLRD, encoded by the coding sequence TTGGCCAAGCGTCTTTTCGACGGGGTGACGTCGGTCTTTCAGACGGACCGCGCAATTGTCCTGCGTGACGGTATGGTCACCGAGTTGCGCGCAGCGACCGCGGGGGACCGACGGAACGATCAAGCCGTTCACGTTGCAGTAGCGGCGCCAGGCATGATCGATATGCAGATCAACGGCGCCGGCGATGCGCAATTCAATTTCGACCCGACGCCCGCGACCCTTGCACGCATCGCCGCCGGTGCGCGCGAGGGCGGCACGGCGCACATCCTGCCGACCTTCATCACTGCCGAAGGGCAATCCTATCTGCAGGCGCTTGCGGCGGTGCGGCAGGCGATGGACGACCGGATGCCGGGAATTGCAGGCATTCATCTCGAAGGGCCCTTCCTGTCGCCGGCGCGTCCGGGCATCCATGACCCGTCCTCGATCCGCCCGCTGGCGGAGGACGATGTGATCGCGCTGGAGCGGGAGGCGCGCGATTTTCCGGGTCCGATTCTGCTGACGCTGGCACCCGAATGTCAGGAGCCGGCACAACTGAACCGCCTTGCCGCCGCCGGGATCATCCTGTTCGCAGGGCACTCGGAGGCGCGGCCCGAACACCTCGAACAGATGCGCGGTGCCACACATCTCTGGAACGCGATGCCAGGCCTTAACAGTCGCACTCCCGGGATCGTCTCCGAAGTCCTGGCCGGAGACCGCCTGTTTGCCGGCTTGATAGCAGATGGCCATCACGTTGGACCTCATGCCCTCCGAATATCGCTGCGTGCCGCCGCCGATCGGCTCTGCCTGGTCACGGATGCAATGCTGACCCTTGCGGGCGCCTCGCAAGGTTTCGATCTGCATGGCCGCCACATTACGCTCAGCGACGGGCGGCTTACGGGTGAAGATGGCACTCTGGCGGGCGCGCATATCGCGATGGATCAATCAGTCAGCAACGTCGTTGCCATTGCGGGTATTGACCCTCTCGTGGCACTTCGAACCGCAACCGTGAACCCCGCGCGAGCGCTTGGTAGAGAAAAATCACTTGGGAGGATCGCCCCCGGTCTGCCGGCTTCGGTCAGTCTTTTTGACCGATCGCTTAATTCGGTTGGCGTAGCAATCGAAGGTCAACTGTATCTGAGAGACTGA
- a CDS encoding DNA methyltransferase: MKPTGLVADAIRDVTRHGDLVLDLFLGSGTTLMAATRRGVRGRRRRDRPRPSTW, from the coding sequence GTGAAGCCGACGGGTCTCGTCGCGGACGCGATCCGTGACGTCACGCGGCATGGCGACTTGGTCCTGGATCTCTTTCTCGGCTCGGGCACGACGCTAATGGCGGCAACCCGAAGGGGCGTCCGAGGAAGGCGCCGGCGCGACAGGCCTCGGCCTTCGACGTGGTGA
- a CDS encoding BRCT domain-containing protein: MNLQFHHHDAGEDARAAAMVVLRAETQLQLPFEELIRPAVRNRYSPAIAKTGDPAGVLAGSVVVFTGALSMSRNEAAELAVRAGMTVKAGVTKQTSHLVVGDQDLTVLAGHTKSSKHRKAEEMQSAGHDVRIISESEFKALVADAVAR, translated from the coding sequence TTGAACCTGCAGTTTCACCACCACGATGCGGGTGAAGATGCCCGCGCCGCCGCAATGGTCGTGCTGCGTGCCGAAACGCAACTTCAACTGCCGTTTGAGGAGTTGATCAGGCCGGCCGTCAGAAACCGCTACTCGCCCGCCATCGCTAAGACCGGCGATCCCGCCGGGGTCCTCGCGGGTTCTGTAGTGGTCTTCACAGGGGCTTTGAGCATGTCACGGAACGAAGCAGCCGAGCTTGCCGTCCGCGCCGGCATGACCGTGAAAGCTGGAGTGACCAAGCAGACATCGCATCTGGTTGTTGGCGATCAGGACCTGACGGTTCTTGCCGGGCATACCAAGAGCAGCAAGCACAGAAAGGCTGAAGAGATGCAGAGCGCCGGGCACGACGTCCGGATCATCAGCGAAAGCGAGTTCAAGGCCCTTGTGGCCGACGCCGTGGCCCGCTGA